From the Sphingomonas mesophila genome, one window contains:
- a CDS encoding M48 family metalloprotease yields MDHGKGRGRPRPFSVAAGLAALALAGCGPPDGAVVSEADKASGAEAHSQLLAEFGGEYRGDEAAYVRALGERLAAPAGLSGQCTFTLVNSDVVNAFAVPGCYIYITRGLMGVVNSEAELGAVLGHELGHIVARHSQRQQQRSLLRSLGVFAVGLLTDSPALTQIAGAAAGLFTLRYSRTHEYEADDLGIAYLHKAGLDPYEAADMLDALGRHERHLAATRGADEAHSIPEWARTHPLSANRTRRALDTAGATGLADNGLPENRRPFLAALDGMLYGDDPEQGFVIGRAFAHPGMRIAFEAPESYSLTNSPQAILIEGPGGMRGQFAGGRARGGLEAYTGALLKTLLKGAAVEVRSSTPARVNGLDALLTEATASADGKAVAVTVMAYAAGASTYHFVMLSDPAADAARSLAALFGSFRLLGDAEVRGLRARSIDVVTPGPGDTVRSLAGRMATANPLADFLMLNGLRENARLTPGEPVKLVVAGAR; encoded by the coding sequence ATGGATCACGGGAAGGGCCGCGGGCGACCGCGGCCCTTTTCCGTGGCGGCCGGACTGGCGGCGCTCGCGCTGGCCGGCTGCGGCCCGCCCGACGGCGCGGTGGTGAGCGAGGCCGACAAGGCCTCGGGCGCAGAGGCCCACAGCCAGCTCTTGGCCGAATTCGGCGGCGAATATCGCGGCGACGAGGCGGCCTATGTGCGCGCGCTCGGCGAGCGGCTCGCGGCGCCGGCGGGCCTTTCCGGCCAATGCACCTTCACCCTCGTCAACAGCGACGTCGTCAACGCCTTCGCCGTGCCCGGCTGCTACATCTACATCACGCGCGGCCTGATGGGCGTGGTCAACAGCGAAGCCGAGCTCGGCGCCGTGCTCGGCCATGAACTCGGGCACATCGTCGCCCGCCACTCGCAGCGCCAGCAGCAGCGCTCCCTGTTGCGTTCGCTGGGCGTGTTCGCCGTCGGCCTCCTCACCGACTCTCCGGCGCTGACCCAGATCGCCGGCGCCGCCGCCGGCCTGTTCACCCTGCGCTATTCGCGCACCCATGAATATGAGGCCGACGACCTCGGCATCGCCTATCTGCACAAGGCCGGGCTCGATCCCTATGAGGCGGCCGACATGCTCGACGCGCTCGGCCGCCACGAGCGGCATCTCGCGGCGACGCGCGGCGCGGACGAGGCGCACAGCATTCCCGAATGGGCGCGCACCCATCCGCTCAGCGCCAACCGCACCCGCCGCGCGCTCGACACCGCCGGCGCGACCGGGCTTGCCGACAACGGCCTTCCCGAGAACCGCCGGCCGTTCCTCGCCGCGCTCGACGGCATGCTTTACGGCGACGATCCCGAGCAGGGCTTCGTCATCGGCCGCGCCTTCGCCCACCCGGGCATGCGAATCGCGTTCGAGGCGCCCGAGAGCTACTCGCTGACCAACAGCCCGCAGGCGATTCTGATCGAGGGGCCGGGCGGGATGCGCGGCCAGTTCGCCGGCGGCCGGGCCCGCGGCGGGCTGGAAGCCTATACCGGCGCGCTGCTCAAGACCCTGCTCAAGGGCGCCGCGGTCGAGGTGCGCAGCAGCACTCCGGCACGCGTCAACGGTCTCGACGCCCTGCTGACCGAAGCCACGGCGAGCGCCGACGGCAAGGCGGTGGCGGTCACCGTCATGGCCTATGCCGCCGGCGCCTCCACCTATCATTTCGTCATGCTCTCCGATCCCGCGGCCGACGCTGCCCGGTCGCTGGCCGCGTTATTCGGCTCGTTCCGGCTACTCGGCGATGCGGAAGTCCGCGGTCTGCGCGCGCGCAGCATCGACGTCGTCACGCCGGGTCCGGGCGACACCGTCCGCTCGCTCGCCGGCCGCATGGCGACCGCCAACCCGCTGGCCGATTTCCTGATGCTCAATGGCTTGCGCGAGAACGCCCGCCTGACGCCGGGCGAACCGGTCAAACTGGTCGTTGCCGGGGCGCGCTAG
- a CDS encoding Bax inhibitor-1/YccA family protein, with amino-acid sequence MQNQFDPRTTTTGFGPGVTVGVPTATRDAGLRSYMLKVYNYMASGVLLTGIVALLFANSGMAEQLFTSGGLLKWVVILSPLAIVMTMSFGMNRFSAASLQMMFWAFAGLMGLSMSTIFLVYTGTSIAQTFFAVTAAFLGLSLYGYTTKRDLSGLGTFLIMGVIGLLVAMVINIFLQSSAMAMAISAIGVLIFAGLTAYDTQKIKSIYYHVQGTEMMGKTAILGALSLYLDFINMFQFLLAFMGNRE; translated from the coding sequence ATGCAGAACCAGTTCGATCCTCGCACCACGACGACCGGTTTCGGTCCGGGGGTGACCGTCGGTGTGCCGACCGCCACCCGCGATGCGGGGCTACGGTCCTACATGCTCAAGGTTTACAACTACATGGCGTCGGGCGTGCTGCTGACCGGCATCGTCGCTTTGCTGTTCGCCAACAGCGGAATGGCCGAGCAGCTGTTCACCAGCGGCGGCCTCCTGAAGTGGGTCGTCATCCTCTCGCCGCTGGCGATCGTGATGACGATGAGCTTCGGCATGAACCGCTTCAGCGCGGCGTCGCTGCAGATGATGTTCTGGGCCTTCGCCGGCCTAATGGGCCTGTCGATGTCGACCATCTTCCTGGTCTACACCGGCACGTCGATCGCGCAGACCTTCTTCGCGGTCACTGCGGCGTTCCTCGGCCTGTCGCTCTATGGCTACACCACCAAGCGCGATCTGAGCGGCCTCGGCACGTTCCTGATCATGGGCGTCATCGGCCTGCTGGTGGCGATGGTCATCAACATCTTCCTGCAGTCGAGCGCGATGGCGATGGCGATCAGCGCCATCGGCGTGCTGATCTTCGCCGGCCTCACCGCCTACGATACGCAGAAGATCAAGAGCATCTACTACCACGTCCAGGGCACCGAGATGATGGGCAAGACCGCCATCCTCGGCGCGCTGAGCCTTTACCTGGACTTCATCAACATGTTCCAGTTCCTGCTCGCCTTCATGGGCAACCGCGAATAG
- the thpR gene encoding RNA 2',3'-cyclic phosphodiesterase, whose product MHRLFVAIVPPQEVRDRLIDAMEGADLKWQDEAQLHLTLRFIGEVERPLANDLAAALGGLASPRFELAVAGTGRFDHGRRGSLWAGVAPKEPVRTLAAKVERLCQSAGLAPERRAFHPHITLARWNGGRPPVERWLAAHAGLASAPWTVRDIVLFESHLGRGGAHYEPVATLPLAAPVNLC is encoded by the coding sequence ATGCACCGCCTGTTCGTCGCCATCGTCCCGCCGCAGGAGGTCCGCGACCGGCTGATCGACGCGATGGAGGGAGCTGACCTCAAGTGGCAGGACGAGGCGCAATTGCACCTTACCTTGCGCTTCATCGGCGAGGTCGAGCGGCCGCTGGCGAACGACCTTGCGGCGGCGCTCGGCGGGCTCGCTTCACCTAGGTTCGAGCTTGCGGTCGCCGGGACCGGCCGCTTCGACCATGGCCGCCGCGGGTCGTTGTGGGCCGGGGTCGCACCGAAGGAGCCGGTGCGCACACTGGCCGCCAAGGTCGAGCGGCTGTGCCAGTCGGCCGGGCTCGCGCCCGAGCGCCGCGCCTTTCACCCGCACATCACGCTGGCCCGCTGGAACGGCGGCCGGCCGCCGGTCGAGCGCTGGCTCGCGGCCCACGCCGGGCTTGCGAGCGCGCCGTGGACGGTGCGCGACATCGTGCTGTTCGAGAGCCATCTCGGGCGCGGCGGGGCGCATTACGAGCCAGTGGCGACACTTCCTTTGGCGGCTCCAGTGAACCTCTGTTAG
- a CDS encoding TonB-dependent receptor, whose product MLTAAAQVPAPLVVDEEIVITGERVTRSLKQTDGSVEVFDRRRLEREPGADRLDELLDSVPNVLLGNPGQGPSIRGQDTTGPLIDLAAFLGGTRPRTTLNIDGRAASHNELVFGSAPLWDVAQVEVFRSPQSTVEGRNSIAGAIYVRTRSPAFEWEGAARAMSDNRGGRQASAMVGGPLVEDALAFRLAVDGRRARPWSTLADRQRGADPVHDDYGLVRGKLLATPAALAGSRFELTLQHLRSKAPQTVTTLAPFEDRRDPLPIYGIFANRISSATLRGEVPLDASLDLLAIASLGQSRFRRFAPRGRGEALNKVADRSLETRIDWAAGDALRLSGGIHVLSSRLDQEIDLSAIVGLGAFYDRQTALGLFGEVEWKLSPALSATVSLRRQSDRQRREGAIIGALTLPVDYDRRFAFWLPRAALRWDVNDDLRVGAVVQRASNPGGISLNFVTGEPELLDAETLWNVELFGRARLLDGRLTLSANMFRNAHRDAQRAIARTFVGPRANLTWFELYNVARARTEGLEASAEWRPSERLSVRAALGLLRTRISDGGEGVAFDGKSFARAPKRSLTLAADWTPLDRLTLSGRLRHHSGYFSDDLNSAARRIDAGTEADVRAAWSWRSFTLSAYARNLTDAFAVTYLLSPTVAVPNKPREIGIGLETRF is encoded by the coding sequence ATGTTGACCGCCGCCGCGCAAGTCCCGGCGCCGCTCGTGGTCGACGAGGAGATCGTCATCACCGGCGAGCGAGTCACCCGCTCGCTCAAGCAGACCGACGGCAGCGTGGAAGTATTCGACCGCAGGCGCCTCGAGCGCGAGCCGGGCGCCGACCGGCTCGACGAACTGCTTGATTCGGTGCCCAACGTGCTGCTCGGCAACCCCGGCCAGGGTCCGTCGATCCGGGGGCAGGACACGACCGGGCCGCTGATCGATCTTGCCGCCTTCCTCGGCGGCACGCGGCCACGCACCACGCTCAACATCGACGGCCGCGCCGCCAGCCACAACGAGCTGGTGTTCGGCTCCGCGCCGCTATGGGACGTGGCGCAGGTCGAGGTGTTCCGGAGCCCGCAATCGACCGTCGAGGGGCGCAACAGCATCGCCGGTGCGATCTACGTCCGCACCCGTTCGCCGGCTTTCGAATGGGAAGGCGCGGCGCGGGCGATGAGCGACAATCGCGGCGGGCGGCAGGCTTCGGCAATGGTCGGCGGGCCGCTGGTCGAGGATGCGCTGGCCTTTCGCCTGGCGGTGGACGGCCGCCGCGCCCGGCCGTGGAGCACGCTCGCCGACCGCCAGCGCGGGGCCGACCCGGTGCACGACGATTACGGGCTGGTGCGGGGCAAGCTGCTCGCCACGCCGGCGGCCCTGGCTGGGTCGCGCTTCGAGCTGACACTTCAGCATTTGCGCTCCAAGGCGCCGCAGACGGTGACCACCCTCGCGCCGTTCGAAGATCGCCGCGACCCGCTGCCAATCTACGGCATTTTCGCCAACCGAATCTCCTCGGCGACGCTACGCGGCGAAGTGCCGCTCGACGCCTCGCTCGACCTGCTGGCGATCGCCTCGCTCGGTCAGAGCCGCTTCCGGCGCTTTGCCCCGCGCGGTCGTGGCGAGGCGCTCAACAAGGTGGCCGACCGCTCGCTCGAGACCCGAATCGATTGGGCGGCGGGCGATGCGCTTCGGCTGAGCGGCGGAATTCATGTGCTGAGCAGCCGGCTCGACCAGGAGATCGACCTCAGCGCGATCGTCGGCCTCGGCGCGTTCTACGACCGGCAGACCGCGCTCGGCCTGTTCGGCGAAGTCGAGTGGAAGCTGTCGCCCGCACTGTCGGCGACCGTAAGTCTTCGCCGCCAGAGCGACCGCCAGCGGCGCGAGGGAGCGATCATTGGCGCACTGACCTTGCCGGTCGATTACGACCGCCGCTTCGCCTTCTGGCTGCCGCGCGCCGCGCTGCGCTGGGATGTGAACGACGATCTGCGCGTCGGGGCGGTGGTCCAGCGCGCCTCAAATCCGGGCGGGATCAGCCTCAATTTCGTAACCGGCGAGCCCGAACTGCTCGACGCCGAGACACTGTGGAATGTCGAGTTGTTCGGCCGCGCGCGGCTGCTCGACGGGCGACTGACGCTGAGCGCCAATATGTTCCGCAACGCCCACCGCGACGCGCAACGGGCGATCGCGCGAACCTTCGTCGGCCCGCGCGCCAACCTCACCTGGTTCGAGCTCTACAACGTCGCTCGCGCCCGCACCGAAGGGCTGGAGGCGAGCGCCGAGTGGCGGCCGAGCGAACGGCTGTCGGTTCGCGCCGCGCTCGGCCTGCTGCGCACGCGGATCAGCGACGGCGGCGAGGGCGTGGCGTTCGACGGCAAGAGCTTCGCCCGCGCACCGAAGCGCAGCCTCACGCTGGCCGCCGACTGGACCCCGCTCGACCGGCTGACGCTGAGCGGCCGGCTGCGCCACCACAGCGGCTACTTCAGCGACGACCTCAACAGCGCCGCACGCCGGATCGATGCGGGCACCGAAGCGGACGTCCGCGCCGCCTGGAGCTGGCGCAGTTTCACCCTCTCGGCCTACGCCCGCAACCTGACCGACGCATTCGCGGTGACCTACCTTCTGTCCCCGACCGTCGCCGTTCCGAACAAGCCGCGCGAGATCGGGATCGGCCTGGAGACCCGCTTCTAG
- a CDS encoding winged helix-turn-helix domain-containing protein, producing the protein MLRPDDLVGLDDFTLGNLTVSPSRRSVVSGDRSLAVEPRVMQVLVLLARAKGEVVTRQHLFDQVWGGVPVGEDSLNRAVGGVRKAIALDPDNLELETIPRTGYRLWQAGASAAAGVDRRAVVGGAAALVLAGAGGAWWYRGNRAHSAYEEAMRRGRELLAYGDQSPQTATHFARAAELRPDDPAALGLLALTRAMRAEIAQGAEASSAVKGALEAKQAALRLDPGEPHARLAKIILDRPLLDFAATEDQLNAVLRDHPRNTDAMRLLWNLKQCVGRSAEALQLVERATSVAPMAAANHYPRAQLLWILGRTAEADRVVDRALQYWPDHRWVRFARFMILAFSGRVAAAQAMLDSPAQRPQHYSAETVALWRANLPALDRPTPANIAAAKAASLAAARRNLQLASPGVMTLATLGEIDSAFDIANALFAVGSSDRSRAKGTAWRFAPWLFTPPLAALRADPRFEAVCDAAGLTDYWAKRGVEPDYRRSA; encoded by the coding sequence ATGTTGCGCCCCGACGATCTGGTCGGCCTCGACGACTTCACTCTTGGCAATCTGACGGTCAGCCCGTCGCGTCGCAGCGTTGTCAGCGGCGACCGCTCGCTCGCCGTCGAGCCGCGGGTGATGCAGGTGCTGGTGCTGCTCGCCCGGGCCAAAGGCGAAGTGGTGACCCGCCAGCACCTGTTCGACCAGGTATGGGGCGGGGTCCCGGTCGGCGAGGACAGCCTCAACCGGGCGGTCGGCGGAGTGCGCAAGGCAATCGCGCTCGACCCGGACAATCTGGAGCTCGAAACCATCCCGCGCACCGGCTACCGGCTTTGGCAAGCCGGCGCTTCGGCGGCGGCCGGTGTCGACCGCCGTGCCGTCGTCGGCGGTGCTGCAGCCCTCGTCCTCGCCGGCGCGGGCGGCGCGTGGTGGTATCGCGGCAATCGCGCGCACAGCGCTTATGAGGAGGCCATGCGGCGCGGGCGGGAGTTGCTCGCCTATGGCGACCAGAGCCCGCAGACCGCGACCCATTTCGCGCGCGCCGCCGAGCTTCGCCCCGATGATCCCGCCGCGCTCGGTCTGCTCGCGTTGACCCGCGCGATGCGGGCCGAGATTGCGCAGGGTGCGGAAGCGTCAAGCGCGGTCAAGGGCGCGCTGGAGGCCAAGCAGGCGGCGCTTCGGCTCGACCCCGGCGAGCCCCACGCGCGGCTCGCCAAGATCATCCTCGACCGGCCGTTGCTCGATTTCGCCGCCACCGAGGACCAGCTCAACGCGGTGCTCCGCGACCATCCGCGCAACACCGACGCGATGCGCTTGCTGTGGAACCTCAAGCAATGCGTCGGCCGCAGCGCCGAGGCGCTGCAACTGGTGGAGCGGGCGACGTCGGTGGCGCCGATGGCCGCCGCCAACCACTATCCGCGCGCGCAATTGCTGTGGATCCTCGGCCGCACCGCAGAGGCCGACCGGGTGGTCGACCGGGCGCTGCAATATTGGCCGGATCACCGCTGGGTTCGGTTCGCGCGGTTCATGATCCTCGCCTTCAGCGGCCGGGTCGCGGCGGCGCAGGCCATGCTCGACTCTCCGGCGCAGCGCCCGCAGCACTATTCCGCCGAGACGGTCGCCTTGTGGCGCGCCAACCTGCCCGCGCTCGACCGGCCGACCCCCGCCAACATCGCTGCGGCGAAAGCGGCGAGCCTCGCCGCCGCCCGGCGCAACCTGCAGCTCGCCTCGCCCGGGGTGATGACCTTGGCCACCCTTGGCGAGATCGACTCCGCGTTCGACATCGCCAATGCCCTGTTCGCGGTCGGCTCGAGCGACCGCAGCCGCGCCAAGGGCACCGCCTGGCGCTTCGCACCGTGGCTGTTCACGCCGCCGCTGGCGGCGCTTCGCGCCGACCCGCGGTTCGAGGCGGTGTGCGATGCCGCCGGCCTGACCGACTACTGGGCCAAGCGCGGGGTCGAGCCGGACTACCGTCGTTCGGCCTAG
- a CDS encoding transferrin-binding protein-like solute binding protein yields MRKLLQLAITTALVVPLAACGGGGGGSGGPSSTPTPPPPPPPPPPPLAKFPAVFPSVTATTDFAALGYEYFRGVGGAGQTELRDNFAVRYDAAAQAYVIDLPSAPAGRFEAGSQDASYWRGYLLDQPVVSPSMDIRKPDSAGFVYTTFGDYYQYEWAPVDFFDGVFAFGLATPAGAVPTTGSASYSALLAGTTADWYTIEGTASLQFNFGAGTLSGSMNPILVGMFNPVPLGRYDFVNTIYSVGATSFSGGLRHEGGNLTGSFNGLFTGPAAQELMARWRAQYARPDNSGTISEMVGVLVGKRP; encoded by the coding sequence ATGCGCAAACTTCTTCAACTGGCGATCACCACGGCCCTGGTCGTTCCGCTTGCCGCCTGCGGTGGCGGCGGCGGCGGCAGCGGAGGGCCGAGTTCGACTCCGACGCCGCCGCCTCCGCCACCGCCGCCTCCGCCGCCACTCGCGAAATTCCCGGCGGTGTTTCCGTCGGTCACCGCGACCACGGACTTCGCCGCCTTGGGCTACGAATATTTTCGCGGCGTGGGCGGAGCCGGTCAAACCGAACTGCGCGACAATTTCGCCGTCAGATATGATGCCGCTGCCCAGGCTTACGTCATCGACTTGCCGTCGGCGCCCGCCGGACGGTTCGAGGCCGGGAGTCAGGACGCGTCCTACTGGCGCGGCTATCTGCTCGACCAGCCGGTCGTCAGTCCGTCCATGGATATCCGCAAGCCAGACAGTGCCGGCTTCGTCTACACGACGTTCGGCGACTATTATCAGTACGAGTGGGCTCCGGTGGATTTCTTCGACGGAGTGTTCGCGTTCGGCCTCGCCACACCCGCCGGCGCAGTCCCGACCACCGGCTCAGCCAGCTACAGCGCGCTGCTCGCCGGGACGACGGCGGACTGGTACACGATCGAAGGCACGGCTTCGCTCCAGTTCAACTTCGGCGCCGGCACCCTGTCCGGATCGATGAACCCGATCCTCGTCGGCATGTTCAATCCGGTCCCGCTCGGCCGCTACGATTTCGTCAACACCATCTATAGCGTCGGCGCGACGAGCTTTTCGGGCGGGCTGCGTCACGAGGGCGGCAACCTCACGGGAAGCTTCAACGGCCTGTTCACGGGGCCCGCAGCCCAGGAACTGATGGCCCGCTGGCGCGCGCAATACGCCCGGCCGGACAACAGTGGCACGATCAGCGAGATGGTCGGGGTGCTGGTCGGCAAGCGCCCCTAG
- a CDS encoding surface lipoprotein assembly modifier, with product MLALVAIGAAALAVAEPSAPVGQRLRADAPSLLALGRRLQDDGAEAEAATVYAALEADPSADVRAEARYRLAGLAMRRKEWQAAAIFLRRVLDERPDAAPVRLTLAQVLNEIGDEGAALRELRAAQAIGLPLEVARMVDRFSEALRARRPFGASLEIALAPDSNINAATSSDTLGTVIGEFDIDPGGKARSGVGAALRGSAFARKPLGETVALLARANVSADFYRDKDFNQITADLSAGPELHLGPVRLNLEAGATRRWFGMKPFEDSLRLDLSAALPAGRRSLVRGRIAVARIDNKLNDLQDGRLWSGEIGIERAIDARTGLGLSLAASRAALDDPGYSTTAWRATLLGWREFGRVTAHASASIGRLEADERLSLFPDKREDRSWRLSAGATMRQFQWGGFAPLVRVSYERNASTIAFYDTRRRRVEFGFVRAF from the coding sequence ATGCTGGCGCTAGTCGCGATCGGCGCCGCCGCGCTGGCCGTGGCCGAACCTTCCGCGCCGGTCGGGCAGAGGCTGCGCGCCGACGCCCCGTCCTTGCTCGCGCTCGGCCGCCGCTTGCAGGACGATGGCGCCGAGGCCGAGGCGGCGACCGTCTATGCAGCGCTCGAGGCCGATCCGAGCGCCGACGTGCGCGCCGAAGCGCGCTACCGACTGGCCGGGCTGGCGATGCGTCGCAAGGAATGGCAGGCGGCGGCGATATTCCTGCGCCGGGTGCTCGACGAGCGGCCCGATGCGGCGCCGGTCCGGCTGACCCTGGCGCAAGTGCTCAACGAGATCGGCGACGAGGGCGCTGCTTTGCGCGAGCTTCGCGCGGCGCAGGCGATCGGGCTTCCGCTCGAGGTGGCGCGGATGGTCGACCGCTTCTCCGAGGCGTTGCGCGCGCGGCGGCCGTTCGGGGCAAGCCTGGAGATCGCGCTGGCCCCAGACAGCAACATCAACGCCGCGACCTCGAGCGACACGCTCGGCACGGTGATCGGAGAGTTCGACATCGATCCCGGCGGCAAGGCCCGCTCGGGAGTCGGCGCGGCGCTGCGCGGCTCGGCCTTCGCGCGCAAGCCGCTCGGCGAAACGGTCGCGCTGCTCGCCCGCGCCAATGTCAGCGCCGACTTCTATCGCGACAAGGATTTCAACCAGATCACCGCCGACCTGTCGGCCGGGCCCGAGCTTCACCTCGGCCCGGTGCGGCTCAACCTCGAGGCCGGCGCGACCCGCCGCTGGTTCGGGATGAAGCCGTTCGAGGACAGTTTGCGGCTCGACCTCAGCGCCGCGCTCCCGGCCGGACGGCGCAGCTTGGTACGCGGGCGGATCGCCGTTGCGCGCATCGACAACAAGCTCAACGACCTCCAGGACGGCCGCCTGTGGAGCGGCGAGATCGGCATCGAGCGGGCGATCGATGCCCGCACCGGGCTCGGGCTCAGCCTCGCCGCCAGCCGAGCCGCGCTCGACGATCCGGGCTATTCGACCACCGCGTGGCGCGCGACCCTGCTCGGCTGGCGCGAATTCGGGCGAGTGACGGCGCACGCCTCGGCCAGCATCGGCCGGCTCGAGGCCGACGAGCGGCTGAGCCTGTTCCCCGACAAGCGCGAGGACCGGAGCTGGCGGCTGAGCGCGGGGGCGACCATGCGCCAGTTCCAGTGGGGCGGCTTCGCGCCGCTGGTGCGAGTCAGCTACGAGCGCAACGCGAGCACCATCGCCTTCTACGACACGCGCCGCCGGCGGGTGGAATTCGGCTTCGTCCGCGCGTTCTGA